One Pectinophora gossypiella chromosome 21, ilPecGoss1.1, whole genome shotgun sequence genomic region harbors:
- the LOC126376894 gene encoding uncharacterized protein LOC126376894 has protein sequence MLKSIFILSIIYLNISFAYITKLPDFWYLDNFNYDVESNEELVQFEVYEDQGPLWVVDISQSNVWRPLQLKKASDDERNDFDDAVGPVIKFYENKRKPVLLDKTNQKTPKNVTEATKSKDVVGDILKMVNKFVLSALDVDPEVQLPDTDDEYTAPSVAIFFKQLYSALFIRYGRNEWHFFVRPPSPFPKWFFEGHEHCSVNRGSIEVPNEVQIEFYQQLLRLMRKYFSKVDL, from the exons ATGTTGAAGTCAATTTTTATACTTTCTATAATATATCTTAATATATCCTTTGCTTACATAACGAAACTTCCGGATTTCTGGTATTTAGATAACTTCAATTATGACGTAGAAAGTAATGAGGAGTTGGTACAGTTTGAGGTATATGAAGACCAAGGACCCTTATGGGTGGTCGACATCAGTCAAAGTAACGTGTGGCGACCTCTACAATTGAAGAAGGCAAGTGATGATGAAAGAAATGACTTCGACGATGCCGTCGGACCTGtgataaaatt TTACGAGAATAAGCGAAAACCGGTGCTGTTGGACAAAACCAAtcaaaaaacaccaaaaaatgTCACTGAAGCAACCAAGAGTAAGGACGTAGTCGGGGATATATTGAAAATGGTTAATAAGTTCGT tttatCAGCACTTGATGTGGATCCTGAAGTGCAGCTGCCCGATACGGATGACGAATACACCGCACCTTCGGTGGCT ATATTCTTCAAACAGCTGTACAGTGCTCTGTTCATAAGATACGGGCGAAACGAGTGGCACTTCTTTGTTCGGCCTCCATCGCCATTCCCCAAGTGGTTCTTCGAAGGCCACGAACACTGCTCAGTCAACCGAGGAAGCATCGAAGTCCCGAACGAAGTCCAAATAGAATTCTATCAACAACTCTTGCGGTTAATGCGTAAATACTTTTCTAAGGTCGATTTGTAG
- the LOC126376864 gene encoding heparan-alpha-glucosaminide N-acetyltransferase-like, translating to MSLGKFENVGAFVRDCRNGTLLYDEACLEVITSETVTFWSQYEECEGCKLVLTKTLETTGEIVLKTLSPVHYAVKNGNGQICNGTYLFGEFGQYTLNLTEATKEECLPRMKAEPDAAHLPILTAVVVLLAMATLWYIVKGIGKRLLTHSFVANYFNREDNELGSETRVLTAEVSAPRAPTRSRLRSLDIFRGFCIALMIFVNAGGGGYAIFSHSTWNGITVADVVFPWFAFAMGEALVLSLNARLRTSLPRTTAFYQVARRALLLAIIGIILGAVNVSWAHVRLPGVLQRLAAMYLVVGALECVFMPTSQNITPGRSLFRDIAAGWRQWLATIVLVTVQVCVTMLVAAPNCPRGYVGPGGLHMSAYGQDLRGCTGGIAGYIDRVVLGASHLYKRGSFRSLYAATVAFDPEGLLGILSGVLVVQAGAHATRIMLAYNHARARIMRWVFWSIIFGVTGGALCLFSKNGGPIPINKNLWSLSYCLVTSSMALFIQAVLYFIVDLKNKWGGRPLYYAGQNALFLYIGSELLKKHFPFYYSVPAPTHAQLLATHAATMLLWLAVGVALYKRRIFITL from the exons ATGTCTCTCGGCAAGTTTGAGAACGTTGGTGCGTTTGTGAGAGACTGTAGAAATGGTACTTTGCTTTATGACGAAGCGTGTTTGGAAGTGATCACGAGTGAGACAGTTACTTTCTGGAGCCAGTATGAGGAATGTGAAGGATGCAAGTTGGTGCTAACGAAGACTTTGGAGACCACCGGAGAAATAGTCTTGAAGACTTTGAGCCCTGTCCACTATGCTGTGAAAAATGGCAATGGACAGATATGCAATG GCACATACCTCTTCGGGGAATTCGGCCAATACACGTTGAACCTGACAGAGGCGACGAAGGAGGAATGTCTGCCGCGCATGAAGGCGGAGCCCGACGCGGCGCACCTGCCCATCCTGACGGCGGTCGTGGTGCTCCTCGCCATGGCCACGCTCTGGTACATCGTCAAGGGCATCGGCAAGAGGCTGCTTACACATAGCTTCGTCGCTAACTACTTCAACAG GGAGGACAACGAGCTGGGGTCTGAGACGCGCGTCTTAACAGCTGAAGTATCCGCCCCGCGAGCACCCACGCGTTCCCGGTTGCGCTCCTTGGACATCTTCCGTGGTTTCTGCATCGCTCTCATG ATCTTCGTGAACGCCGGCGGTGGTGGGTACGCGATATTCTCCCACTCGACATGGAATGGCATAACTGTCGCGGACGTAGTGTTCCCGTGGTTCGCGTTCGCTATGGGGGAGGCTCTCGTGCTGTCGCTCAACGCCCGCCTGCGGACCTCGTTGCCACGCACCACGGCTTTCTATCAG GTCGCCCGTCGCGCGCTGCTGCTAGCTATAATCGGCATCATCCTGGGCGCCGTGAACGTGTCGTGGGCGCACGTGCGGCTGCCCGGCGTGCTGCAGCGGCTGGCCGCCATGTACCTGGTGGTGGGCGCGCTCGAGTGCGTCTTCATGCCCACCAGCCAGAACATCACGCCCG GTCGTTCTCTGTTCCGTGACATCGCGGCCGGTTGGAGGCAGTGGCTGGCTACAATCGTGCTGGTGACCGTACAG GTATGCGTGACGATGCTGGTGGCGGCTCCGAACTGCCCCCGCGGCTATGTGGGCCCCGGCGGCCTGCACATGTCGGCCTATGGACAGGATCTGCGCGGATGCACGGGCGGCATAGCGGGATACATCGACAG GGTGGTCCTAGGTGCGTCGCACCTGTACAAGCGCGGCAGCTTCCGCAGCCTGTACGCAGCCACTGTGGCCTTCGACCCTGAGGGCCTGCTGGGCATCCTCTCCGGGGTGCTGGTGGTGCAGGCCGGCGCGCACGCCACGAGGATCATGCTCGCTTATAACCACGCCAG AGCCCGTATAATGCGTTGGGTGTTCTGGTCTATCATCTTCGGCGTGACCGGCGGAGCTCTGTGCCTGTTCTCAAAGAACGGGGGCCCGATCCCGATCAACAAGAACCTGTGGTCGCTGTCCTACTGCCtcgtgacgtcatcaatggCACTATTCATACAAGCCGTGTTGTACTTCATCGTCGATCTGAAGAACAAGTGGGGAGGGCGCCCGCTCTACTACGCTG GTCAAAACGCGCTGTTCCTATACATCGGCAGCGAGCTCCTCAAGAAACACTTCCCGTTCTACTACTCGGTACCGGCGCCGACGCACGCGCAGCTGCTGGCGACACACGCGGCTACCATGCTGCTATGGCTCGCGGTCGGCGTCGCTTTGTACAAACGGCGGATCTTCATCACCCTCTAA